One genomic region from Sphingobacterium multivorum encodes:
- a CDS encoding low affinity iron permease family protein: protein MRKKKNLFERFSNWATHATGSSAAFIIATSTVIIWAISGPIFNYSETWQLVINTGTTIVTFLMVFLIQKSQNKDSKAIHLKLNELIASHEGTSNRMVNLEDLSEEELDQLAKFYAHVAKLALEERDLTCTHSIDAAKENHDYKVKVQKEKHNRSADKKPNTTD, encoded by the coding sequence ATGAGAAAAAAGAAAAACTTGTTTGAACGATTCTCAAACTGGGCAACGCATGCCACCGGTAGTTCAGCCGCATTTATTATCGCAACTTCGACGGTGATTATCTGGGCCATCAGCGGCCCCATATTCAATTATTCTGAAACCTGGCAACTGGTCATCAATACAGGTACGACCATTGTTACTTTTCTAATGGTATTTCTCATTCAAAAATCCCAAAATAAGGATTCCAAGGCAATCCACCTGAAACTCAATGAACTGATAGCGTCCCATGAAGGCACCAGCAACCGAATGGTCAATCTGGAAGACTTAAGTGAAGAGGAATTGGATCAGCTCGCTAAGTTTTATGCGCACGTGGCGAAGCTCGCTCTGGAAGAAAGGGATCTCACTTGCACACACTCCATAGATGCCGCAAAGGAAAACCATGATTATAAAGTAAAGGTTCAAAAAGAAAAACACAACCGTTCAGCAGATAAAAAACCGAACACGACGGACTAG
- a CDS encoding SDR family oxidoreductase, which translates to MKINAKDYVNSILPSWVKNKKIIITGGTTGIGRATALLLAAMGNDILICGHHQNQLDDTLRDFNQLDCAGKLEGIVVDLATEDGIHTLFRTFDEQYDRLDILINNAAIAFQSVKDGSYSDQAYLLHTNVLAYLACTQAALLRMEPRGSGHILNVGSMSADVREAQSSVYVCSKGGIQAFTESLRKEANPKGIQVSLVEPGSVGTNMQPFSPEEQQEKIDHLEMLYAEDIARTIAYILSQPLRTSIVHTQVKPLRQII; encoded by the coding sequence ATGAAGATAAATGCGAAGGATTACGTCAACTCTATTTTACCGAGTTGGGTAAAAAATAAGAAAATAATTATTACTGGCGGCACCACCGGGATCGGCCGGGCGACCGCCCTACTTTTAGCCGCGATGGGTAACGATATTTTAATTTGCGGCCATCATCAAAACCAATTGGACGATACGCTCCGTGATTTTAATCAATTGGATTGCGCAGGTAAGTTGGAAGGGATTGTAGTAGACCTAGCGACGGAAGATGGCATACACACGCTCTTCAGGACATTTGACGAACAATATGATCGTTTGGATATTCTCATCAATAATGCGGCTATAGCCTTTCAATCGGTTAAGGACGGAAGTTATTCGGATCAAGCGTACCTCCTTCACACCAATGTATTGGCTTATTTGGCCTGTACTCAAGCCGCACTATTACGGATGGAACCACGCGGCTCAGGCCATATTCTTAATGTCGGATCAATGAGTGCGGATGTACGCGAAGCGCAGAGTTCTGTCTATGTCTGCTCGAAAGGAGGTATTCAAGCATTTACAGAATCGTTACGGAAGGAAGCGAATCCCAAGGGTATCCAGGTGTCGCTTGTTGAACCCGGATCAGTTGGAACAAATATGCAACCTTTTTCACCGGAAGAGCAGCAGGAAAAAATTGATCATTTAGAAATGCTGTATGCCGAAGATATCGCGCGTACCATAGCTTATATCCTATCTCAACCACTACGTACTTCCATCGTGCATACACAGGTTAAACCTTTGAGACAAATCATATAA